One Keratinibaculum paraultunense genomic window carries:
- a CDS encoding bifunctional 5,10-methylenetetrahydrofolate dehydrogenase/5,10-methenyltetrahydrofolate cyclohydrolase gives MADVLKGNIVANKIKEQIKKDIQNLKQFNKIPRLAIVRLGYNPGDISYEKSIIKNCDNVGIESKVYEIDENIKTEELVELIEKLNKDNEISGILVFRPLPKHIDEDVIRNVISPKKDVDCMHPLNLENIFEGKIDGFAPCTPKAAMEILNYYSIPLEGKNVVIVNRSMVVGKPLAMMLLEENATVTICHSRTKNLSEFTKNADIVVVALGNAKFFDESYFTEKSIVIDIGVSLDENGKLSGDVNYDRVLSLVDKITPVPGGVGSVTTSVLLRQVVLACKNM, from the coding sequence ATGGCAGATGTATTGAAAGGAAATATTGTAGCAAATAAGATTAAAGAACAGATAAAAAAAGATATTCAGAATTTAAAGCAATTTAATAAAATTCCCAGATTAGCTATAGTAAGATTAGGTTATAATCCAGGAGATATTTCTTATGAAAAAAGTATTATAAAAAATTGTGATAATGTAGGTATTGAATCTAAGGTATATGAAATAGATGAAAATATTAAAACAGAAGAATTAGTAGAGTTAATTGAAAAGTTAAATAAGGATAATGAGATTTCCGGTATTTTAGTATTTAGACCACTTCCTAAGCATATTGATGAAGATGTAATTAGAAATGTAATAAGTCCTAAAAAAGATGTAGATTGTATGCATCCTTTAAATCTCGAAAATATTTTTGAGGGGAAAATAGATGGATTTGCTCCATGTACTCCTAAAGCAGCTATGGAGATACTTAATTATTATAGTATACCATTAGAAGGAAAAAATGTAGTAATTGTAAATAGATCTATGGTTGTGGGAAAACCTTTAGCAATGATGTTATTAGAGGAAAATGCTACTGTTACCATCTGCCATTCTAGGACTAAAAATTTAAGTGAATTTACAAAGAATGCAGATATAGTAGTAGTGGCTTTAGGAAATGCTAAATTCTTTGATGAAAGTTATTTTACTGAAAAATCCATTGTAATTGACATAGGAGTAAGCTTGGATGAAAATGGGAAATTAAGTGGAGATGTAAACTATGATAGAGTTTTATCATTAGTAGATAAAATTACCCCTGTACCAGGTGGAGTAGGAAGTGTTACAACTTCTGTACTATTAAGGCAAGTAGTATTAGCATGTAAAAACATGTAA
- the spoIIAA gene encoding anti-sigma F factor antagonist, translating into MRFSMDIEKNYLIVKLEGELDHHTSEEVRKQIDTLYYDNNLLNMVLDLRKLNFMDSSGIGLIMGRYKNCKERGGNIALVSTNSTIDRILKMSGLLKIINVYPSIEEAINV; encoded by the coding sequence TTGAGATTTTCTATGGATATTGAGAAGAATTATTTAATTGTTAAATTAGAGGGAGAATTGGATCATCACACCTCTGAAGAAGTGAGAAAGCAGATTGATACTTTATATTATGACAATAATTTATTGAATATGGTATTGGATTTAAGGAAATTAAATTTTATGGATAGTTCAGGGATTGGTCTTATAATGGGAAGGTACAAAAATTGCAAGGAAAGAGGTGGAAATATTGCCCTTGTAAGTACTAATTCTACTATAGATAGGATATTGAAAATGTCAGGATTATTAAAAATAATCAATGTATATCCTAGTATTGAAGAAGCAATAAATGTTTAA
- the spoIIAB gene encoding anti-sigma F factor → MVEKNYMKVEFLSKSTNESFARVVVAAFASQLDPTIEELSDIKTAVSEAVTNAIIHGYEYNNDGIVIVEATIEGNRIEIIVEDKGKGIPDIKKAMEPFYTSKPDLERSGMGFTVMETFMDELIVESQLGKGTRVKMTKVFNSVVYKE, encoded by the coding sequence TTGGTAGAAAAAAATTATATGAAGGTAGAATTTTTAAGCAAGTCTACAAATGAATCTTTTGCAAGAGTAGTAGTAGCAGCTTTTGCTTCACAGCTAGATCCAACTATAGAGGAGCTATCAGATATTAAAACAGCTGTTTCAGAAGCTGTTACCAATGCAATTATTCATGGTTATGAATACAATAATGACGGAATTGTTATAGTGGAGGCTACAATTGAAGGAAATAGAATAGAAATAATTGTTGAGGATAAAGGAAAGGGTATACCTGATATAAAAAAAGCTATGGAACCTTTTTATACCTCTAAACCTGACTTAGAAAGATCAGGAATGGGTTTTACAGTTATGGAAACTTTTATGGATGAATTGATAGTAGAAAGTCAATTAGGTAAAGGCACTAGGGTTAAGATGACTAAAGTATTTAACTCCGTTGTATATAAGGAGTAG
- the sigF gene encoding RNA polymerase sporulation sigma factor SigF: MTEGNSDNNLLSHEETMQLILKAQHGDKLAKEKLVRHNIGLIKSVLRGFSNRGYDMEDLFQIGSIGLLKAIDKFDPSFEVKFSTYAVPMIAGEIKRFLRDDGIIKVSRSLKQTANKIKYAQEDLAKELGREPTIQEIAEELNIDKEEIAMALESTYQPDYLYDVIHHDEGSPLHVIDKISLEEDEEDIIIDNILLKEMLSQLKERDRQVIVLRYFKDKTQVEVAELLGISQVQVSRIEKKIIEDMKDKLAKA; this comes from the coding sequence ATGACTGAAGGGAATAGTGATAATAATTTGCTATCTCATGAGGAGACAATGCAATTAATTTTAAAAGCACAACATGGAGATAAACTTGCAAAAGAAAAATTAGTTAGACATAATATTGGGCTTATTAAATCAGTATTAAGGGGTTTTTCAAATAGAGGATATGATATGGAGGATTTGTTTCAAATAGGTAGTATAGGATTGCTTAAAGCTATAGATAAATTTGATCCCTCTTTTGAAGTAAAATTTTCAACATATGCAGTGCCGATGATTGCAGGGGAAATTAAACGTTTTTTAAGAGATGATGGAATTATAAAAGTTAGTAGATCATTAAAACAGACTGCTAATAAAATAAAATATGCTCAAGAGGATTTAGCAAAGGAATTAGGTAGAGAGCCAACTATTCAAGAGATTGCAGAGGAATTAAATATAGATAAAGAAGAGATAGCCATGGCTTTAGAATCTACTTATCAGCCTGATTATCTATATGATGTAATACATCATGATGAAGGAAGTCCATTACATGTCATAGATAAGATTAGTTTAGAAGAAGATGAAGAAGATATTATTATAGATAATATATTGTTAAAAGAAATGTTGTCACAATTAAAAGAAAGAGATAGACAAGTAATAGTATTACGGTATTTTAAAGATAAAACTCAAGTGGAAGTAGCTGAATTGTTGGGTATATCTCAGGTTCAAGTATCTCGTATAGAGAAAAAAATAATAGAAGATATGAAAGATAAATTAGCAAAGGCATGA
- a CDS encoding stage V sporulation protein AA yields the protein MDKKQVYLNIETKYSVDLNTHVYVRDIGKVYCDDEVIKKKVEDICIYKGSDKEEYDYISGTEITNKILNKVNNIDINIIGGPDVLLEIKSQENSNKIFKIFKVTIIAIILFLGASMAIINFYEDVNMGATMEKIYYIFTGEKTQNPKILTIPFSLGIGLGMFTFFSRIFSFSKRRRQEPGPMEVELYLYDKDLEEYILNELKQKKK from the coding sequence ATGGATAAAAAACAAGTGTATTTAAATATTGAAACTAAATATTCAGTAGATTTGAATACTCATGTTTATGTAAGAGATATAGGAAAAGTTTATTGTGATGATGAGGTTATAAAGAAAAAAGTTGAGGATATTTGTATATATAAAGGAAGTGACAAGGAAGAATATGATTACATTTCAGGAACAGAAATTACTAATAAAATATTAAATAAAGTTAATAATATAGATATTAATATAATAGGTGGTCCAGATGTTTTATTAGAAATTAAAAGTCAAGAAAATTCTAATAAAATTTTTAAAATTTTCAAAGTGACTATTATAGCAATAATATTATTTTTAGGTGCATCAATGGCAATTATAAATTTTTATGAAGATGTTAATATGGGTGCTACTATGGAAAAAATATATTATATATTCACTGGAGAAAAAACACAAAATCCTAAAATATTAACAATTCCTTTTTCATTAGGAATAGGATTAGGTATGTTTACTTTTTTTAGTAGAATATTTAGTTTTAGTAAAAGAAGAAGACAAGAACCAGGTCCAATGGAAGTTGAACTTTATTTATATGATAAGGATTTAGAAGAGTATATACTTAATGAATTAAAACAAAAAAAGAAATGA
- a CDS encoding stage V sporulation protein AB, which translates to MIKSIFLVLIGISAGTTVGTAIAAFITLLQFVPRLAQITETNDYIKVYEYTLIVSGIIFSFICFSTFNFSLNKFFSVFVGIGMGIFLGLFSSALAEVLNVIPVLVKKIKLKHELKYIIEALIFGKVAGSLLYWLVFTKY; encoded by the coding sequence TTGATAAAATCCATATTTTTGGTTTTAATTGGTATTTCAGCAGGTACTACTGTTGGAACTGCTATAGCTGCATTTATTACGTTGCTGCAATTTGTACCTAGATTGGCACAAATTACTGAAACGAATGATTATATAAAAGTATATGAATATACATTGATAGTTAGTGGGATTATATTTAGTTTTATATGTTTTTCTACTTTTAATTTTTCTTTAAATAAATTTTTTTCCGTATTTGTAGGCATAGGCATGGGTATTTTTTTAGGCTTATTTTCTTCAGCTTTAGCAGAAGTCTTAAATGTGATACCTGTACTTGTAAAGAAGATTAAGTTAAAACATGAGTTAAAGTATATAATAGAAGCATTAATTTTTGGAAAGGTGGCAGGTTCTTTGCTTTATTGGTTAGTGTTTACTAAATATTAG
- the spoVAC gene encoding stage V sporulation protein AC, whose protein sequence is MNKKEYQKYAERKVPKPTYFKNIIYAFIIGGTICIFGQIIMNMLYKFGLDEKLVAAGTSIILVFVGSFLTGIGVYDEIAKVGGAGAAIPITGFANSIVSPAMEFKREGFIFGVAARMFNIAGPVLVYGIGSSIIVGILYLIFTKGR, encoded by the coding sequence ATGAATAAGAAAGAGTATCAAAAATATGCTGAAAGGAAAGTACCTAAACCGACTTATTTTAAAAATATAATATATGCTTTTATAATTGGTGGTACAATATGTATATTTGGACAGATTATAATGAATATGCTGTATAAATTTGGTTTAGATGAAAAATTAGTAGCTGCAGGTACCTCAATTATACTTGTATTTGTAGGTTCTTTTTTAACTGGAATAGGAGTTTATGATGAGATTGCAAAAGTAGGAGGGGCTGGAGCTGCTATACCTATAACAGGTTTTGCTAATTCTATAGTATCACCAGCCATGGAATTTAAACGAGAAGGATTCATATTTGGTGTAGCAGCTAGAATGTTCAATATCGCTGGACCTGTATTGGTATACGGAATAGGAAGTTCTATTATTGTTGGGATTTTATACTTAATTTTTACTAAAGGTAGGTGA
- the spoVAD gene encoding stage V sporulation protein AD yields the protein MAEKRIGLQTVKLLNPPSIIGAYTIVGPKEGEGPLKDYFDVVLEDDMWGQESFEKSEVKIQEEAIKGAILKANLSPNDIQYIFSGDLLNQISTSSYTARQLNIAYFGLYGACSTMIESLSLGSMVIDGGFADKVVCATSSHFSSAERQFRFPLEYGSQRPFSSQWTVTGAGATVISSSGNGPYITYITTGKIMDFGIKDTNNMGGAMAPAAIDTISQHFKDTGYTPDDYDLIITGDLGLVGKKIVLELMKKSGYDLSKNYSDCGIKIFDGVEQDTHAGGSGCGCVAVVLNGYIYKEMLKKNLNRVLVVATGALHSPITVLQGESIPGIAHAITVDNLID from the coding sequence ATGGCTGAGAAAAGGATTGGTTTACAAACGGTAAAATTATTGAATCCTCCTTCTATAATAGGTGCTTATACAATAGTGGGTCCTAAAGAAGGAGAAGGTCCTTTAAAAGATTATTTCGATGTTGTTTTAGAAGATGATATGTGGGGACAAGAATCTTTTGAAAAATCTGAAGTAAAGATACAAGAAGAAGCAATAAAAGGTGCAATTTTAAAAGCTAATCTTTCTCCTAATGATATACAATATATTTTTTCAGGTGACTTACTAAATCAAATAAGCACATCTTCATATACAGCAAGACAATTAAATATAGCATATTTTGGTTTATATGGAGCCTGTTCTACGATGATAGAGTCTTTAAGTTTAGGATCAATGGTGATAGACGGAGGTTTTGCTGATAAAGTAGTTTGTGCTACATCTAGCCATTTTAGTTCTGCAGAACGTCAATTTAGATTTCCGTTGGAATATGGTAGCCAAAGACCTTTTTCGTCCCAATGGACTGTGACTGGAGCAGGAGCCACTGTTATATCATCGTCTGGGAATGGGCCATATATAACTTATATAACAACTGGCAAAATAATGGATTTTGGGATTAAGGATACTAATAATATGGGAGGTGCAATGGCTCCAGCAGCAATAGATACTATTTCTCAGCATTTTAAAGACACGGGATATACTCCTGATGATTATGATTTAATAATTACTGGAGATTTAGGATTAGTTGGTAAAAAGATAGTATTGGAGTTAATGAAAAAGAGTGGATATGATCTTTCTAAAAACTATTCAGATTGTGGGATAAAAATATTTGATGGGGTAGAGCAAGATACTCATGCTGGAGGCAGCGGATGTGGATGTGTAGCTGTTGTATTGAATGGATATATCTATAAAGAAATGTTGAAGAAAAATTTAAATAGAGTATTGGTAGTAGCAACTGGAGCTTTACATTCTCCTATTACTGTATTACAAGGAGAATCTATACCGGGAATTGCTCATGCCATAACTGTAGATAATTTAATAGATTAA
- the spoVAE gene encoding stage V sporulation protein AE, with product MILEYLKAFVIGGLICAIGQILLDTTKFTPAHILVIFLISGVLLGAVGLYEPLVKFAEAGATVPISGFGYTLSKGAIEGVKSKGIIGAFIGGLEATAGGIAAAIMFGYIMAIVSEPKTKG from the coding sequence ATGATATTGGAGTATTTAAAAGCATTTGTTATAGGAGGGTTAATTTGTGCAATAGGTCAGATACTTTTGGATACTACTAAATTTACTCCAGCTCATATTTTAGTTATCTTTTTAATATCAGGGGTATTATTAGGGGCTGTAGGTTTATATGAACCATTAGTAAAATTTGCAGAAGCAGGGGCAACAGTACCCATATCTGGTTTTGGTTATACACTTAGTAAAGGAGCAATAGAAGGTGTAAAATCAAAAGGAATAATAGGGGCTTTTATAGGAGGGTTAGAGGCTACAGCAGGAGGGATTGCTGCTGCTATAATGTTTGGATATATTATGGCTATAGTATCAGAGCCTAAAACAAAGGGCTAA
- a CDS encoding penicillin-binding protein 1A: MSEDNKNTQNKKNKNKKDKKEKKGLKIFLIVLLLIIVITLGATVGVVIAIAKEAPEIDPTNISDLLNQTSFILDQNGNIIEKIQTKEYRTIVSIEQMPEHLKDAFIAIEDERFYKHIGVDPKGIIKATIDNIKAGHIVRGASTITQQLAKNLYLTNEKKLDRKIKEAYLALQIEKVLTKDQILEAYLNRIFLGQGAYGVQEAAQTYFSKNVEDLTIAESAVLAGIIKSPSKYALYKTIPPEEFDAEKHIEVGQIDSLGEKYIAVFNEEAIKRQRIVLKKMLELGKITEEEYNEALNEDIRSKIKPGQKKIQGISSYFNDYIKVQVIEVLMEELGYSKEEAEEELYTGGLKIYSTMDVELQRQLEDVYNNFTEVLLGNPDNIKGPAFISWRLNSTQDIIDERNNVIFYKQEHLLDENFNLIIEKNTFELTNGQLILKNKKLTPYKNNIEIADYYHIDNRKNLVTHRVGTLVLPEKEFSINEEDKTIIISNKFLENNPDFYSISENGDLLINEKYFYRHKEGIAQPQSATVIMDYRTGEIKALVGGRNVEGLQVLNRATSAPRQPGSTIKPLSVYLPALDNGFTAASSIDDIPHYNDAGELWPNNWYSGYRGIHTLRKSVEQSVNVNSVKVLEEIGIQTSMEYLGRMGIINNNDPTKDNFITSAENSVNNDENLSALGLGGMSKGITPLEMTAAYGSIANSGTYIKPITFTKILDKNDNLLIDNTPEENTVVSPEVAYIMSDILRTTVTNGIAGRAQIPNMTTAGKTGTTQDKADAWFVGFTPYYVTGVWIGNDSPQIKLNQGSSIAAQLWKIIMTRVHDGLENKKFEQPANIVSLNVCSQSGKLPTELCKHDPRGSTVITEIFVQGTQPIEFCETHVELEIDTTTGKIANKYCPKEYISTRIFIKREPPYNPKDHNGIIPADYQYTAPTEICDVHDEKNAIEEFLENEEDEEDNEKDNEEEDKEGIEDIEDFPRKDDEKDNNKDIEKFPKKDNKKDDENINEDNNT; encoded by the coding sequence ATGTCAGAGGATAACAAGAATACACAAAATAAAAAGAATAAAAATAAGAAAGATAAGAAAGAGAAAAAGGGATTAAAAATATTTTTAATTGTATTACTTTTAATAATAGTAATTACATTAGGAGCTACTGTTGGTGTTGTAATAGCTATAGCTAAAGAAGCTCCTGAAATAGATCCAACTAACATCAGTGATTTGTTAAATCAAACTTCTTTTATTCTTGATCAAAATGGAAACATTATAGAAAAAATTCAAACTAAAGAGTATAGAACTATAGTAAGTATAGAACAAATGCCTGAACATTTAAAAGATGCTTTTATAGCAATTGAAGATGAACGTTTCTATAAGCATATAGGCGTAGACCCTAAAGGAATTATAAAAGCAACCATTGATAATATTAAGGCAGGACACATTGTAAGAGGTGCTAGCACTATCACCCAACAGTTAGCTAAGAATCTATACCTTACCAACGAAAAAAAACTTGATCGAAAAATAAAAGAAGCATATTTAGCTTTACAAATAGAAAAAGTATTGACCAAGGATCAAATTTTAGAAGCCTATCTAAATAGAATATTCTTAGGTCAAGGAGCATATGGGGTTCAAGAAGCAGCTCAAACTTATTTTTCTAAAAATGTGGAAGATTTGACCATTGCAGAATCTGCTGTATTAGCTGGTATTATTAAAAGTCCTTCAAAATATGCCTTATATAAAACTATACCCCCAGAAGAATTCGATGCTGAAAAGCATATAGAAGTAGGACAAATAGATTCGTTAGGAGAAAAATATATTGCTGTATTTAATGAAGAAGCAATAAAACGACAAAGAATTGTATTGAAAAAAATGTTAGAATTAGGCAAAATCACAGAAGAAGAATATAATGAAGCTTTAAACGAGGATATTCGTTCTAAGATAAAACCTGGACAAAAGAAAATTCAAGGCATATCCTCATACTTTAACGATTATATTAAAGTACAAGTAATTGAAGTATTAATGGAAGAATTGGGGTATTCTAAGGAAGAAGCGGAAGAAGAATTATATACTGGTGGTCTTAAAATATATTCCACCATGGATGTAGAACTACAACGACAATTGGAAGATGTATATAATAATTTTACTGAAGTATTATTAGGAAATCCAGATAATATAAAAGGACCAGCTTTTATCTCATGGAGATTGAATAGCACACAAGATATAATTGATGAAAGGAATAATGTTATTTTTTATAAACAAGAACATCTATTAGATGAAAATTTCAATTTAATAATTGAAAAAAATACTTTTGAACTGACTAATGGTCAATTAATATTAAAAAACAAAAAACTTACACCTTATAAAAATAATATTGAAATAGCTGATTATTACCATATTGACAATCGTAAAAATTTAGTAACTCACAGAGTAGGAACTTTGGTTTTACCTGAAAAAGAATTTTCTATTAATGAAGAAGATAAAACAATTATAATATCCAATAAATTTCTTGAAAATAATCCAGATTTTTACTCTATTTCTGAAAATGGAGATTTATTGATAAATGAGAAATATTTTTATAGGCATAAAGAAGGAATAGCACAACCTCAATCAGCAACTGTAATAATGGACTATAGAACAGGTGAAATTAAAGCTTTAGTTGGAGGTAGAAATGTAGAAGGATTACAAGTTCTCAATAGAGCTACTTCTGCACCTAGGCAACCAGGTTCCACTATAAAACCATTATCTGTCTATTTGCCAGCATTAGATAATGGCTTTACTGCAGCAAGTTCTATTGATGATATACCTCATTATAATGATGCAGGTGAATTATGGCCTAACAACTGGTATTCTGGATATAGAGGTATTCATACTTTGAGAAAATCAGTTGAACAATCAGTAAATGTAAATTCAGTAAAGGTATTAGAAGAAATTGGAATACAAACTTCTATGGAATATTTAGGCAGAATGGGAATCATCAATAATAATGACCCAACAAAAGATAACTTTATAACATCTGCAGAAAATAGTGTAAACAATGACGAAAATCTCTCAGCATTAGGTTTAGGGGGAATGAGCAAGGGGATTACGCCTTTAGAAATGACTGCAGCTTATGGTTCCATTGCTAATTCTGGAACATATATAAAGCCTATAACTTTCACTAAAATACTAGATAAAAATGATAATTTATTAATAGATAATACTCCAGAGGAAAATACAGTAGTATCACCTGAAGTAGCTTATATAATGTCAGATATATTAAGAACAACTGTTACTAATGGTATTGCTGGTAGAGCACAAATTCCAAACATGACTACAGCTGGTAAAACAGGTACTACTCAAGATAAAGCAGATGCATGGTTTGTAGGATTTACACCTTATTATGTAACTGGTGTTTGGATAGGTAATGATTCACCACAAATAAAATTAAACCAAGGTAGTTCTATAGCAGCACAACTGTGGAAAATTATTATGACTAGAGTTCATGATGGTTTAGAAAATAAAAAATTTGAACAACCTGCTAATATAGTTTCCTTGAATGTATGTTCTCAATCAGGAAAATTACCAACGGAACTATGTAAACATGATCCTAGAGGTAGTACTGTAATCACAGAAATATTTGTCCAAGGAACTCAGCCTATAGAATTTTGCGAAACTCATGTAGAACTTGAGATTGACACAACTACTGGTAAAATTGCAAATAAATACTGCCCTAAAGAATATATTAGCACAAGAATATTTATAAAAAGAGAACCGCCTTATAACCCAAAAGACCATAATGGCATAATACCTGCTGATTATCAATATACTGCACCAACTGAAATATGCGACGTACATGATGAAAAAAATGCTATTGAAGAATTTTTAGAAAATGAAGAAGATGAAGAAGATAATGAAAAGGATAATGAAGAAGAAGATAAAGAAGGTATTGAAGATATTGAGGATTTCCCACGAAAAGATGATGAAAAAGATAATAACAAAGATATAGAAAAATTTCCAAAAAAAGATAATAAAAAAGATGATGAAAATATCAATGAAGATAATAATACTTAA
- the yunB gene encoding sporulation protein YunB, with product MKYYISLLKKKRCLIWIIALLIIGIYLFRYIDKNIKPTVVAISEVRARSVTTQAINDTIKNKIKKDINYNDLIFVKYDNEGRVTLMQANTILMNSIASEVAIEVQEQLMEMSQSDIKVPLSNAFDTQIINLPSINVRIIPQGSVSVDFATEFESSGINQTRHRIYIIVVTDIKMIVPLVSENLRITTNIPIAETIIVGDVPEQYINVPRDDLLKIIR from the coding sequence TTGAAATATTATATTAGTTTATTGAAAAAAAAACGTTGTTTAATATGGATTATTGCCTTATTGATAATAGGTATATACCTATTTAGATATATAGATAAAAATATAAAACCCACCGTTGTAGCAATATCTGAAGTTAGAGCAAGATCAGTTACAACTCAAGCGATTAATGATACTATAAAAAATAAAATAAAAAAGGATATAAATTATAATGATTTAATATTTGTTAAATATGATAATGAAGGAAGAGTGACTTTAATGCAAGCCAATACTATACTTATGAATAGTATTGCTTCAGAGGTAGCTATAGAGGTTCAAGAACAGTTGATGGAGATGTCACAATCTGATATAAAAGTACCATTAAGTAATGCTTTTGATACTCAAATAATAAATTTACCTAGTATAAATGTAAGAATTATACCCCAAGGTTCTGTATCAGTAGATTTTGCTACGGAATTTGAATCTTCAGGAATAAACCAAACTAGACATAGAATTTATATAATAGTGGTTACAGATATAAAGATGATTGTCCCTTTAGTATCAGAAAACTTAAGGATCACTACTAATATTCCTATTGCTGAAACTATTATAGTTGGAGATGTACCAGAACAATATATAAATGTTCCTAGAGATGATTTACTAAAGATAATTAGATAA
- the hflX gene encoding GTPase HflX yields MLTEKNSKRERALIVGVKLITDTVDIDNSMDELEKLVNAAGGVVVSRIVQKRDAIDTAYFIGKGKAQEIKNYCEELDIELVVFNDELSGAQIRNLEKIIDRKIVDRTNLILDIFANRAKSKEGKLQVKLAQLKYRLPRLVGFRDYLSREGGGIGTRGPGEQKLETDRRHILREINNIEKALKDAEKARSIKRKRREKSNLPIVALVGYTNAGKSTLMNRLIETDDKTNRNKKVFVYDMLFATLDTSLRRGRLPNGQPFLITDTVGFVSKLPTHLIEAFKGTLEEVKYADLLLHVVDASNSDLDIQIKTTYNILKELEVLDKPIITVFNKMDKTNIEDLIYDTRYVDKEIFISSREHTNLDELLNMIEKSLPQKYKKVDLMIPYNRQSLVNYFLDNYEVDHIEYLIEGTRINLSINQIDFERYSKYISC; encoded by the coding sequence ATGTTGACGGAGAAAAATAGCAAAAGGGAAAGGGCTTTAATAGTAGGAGTTAAATTGATTACAGACACTGTAGATATAGATAATTCTATGGATGAATTAGAGAAATTGGTCAATGCTGCTGGTGGTGTAGTTGTATCAAGAATTGTTCAAAAGAGAGATGCAATAGATACAGCATATTTTATTGGAAAGGGAAAAGCACAAGAGATAAAAAATTATTGCGAGGAACTTGATATTGAGCTGGTGGTATTTAATGATGAATTATCTGGTGCTCAGATTAGGAATTTAGAAAAAATTATTGATAGAAAAATAGTTGACAGAACCAATTTAATATTGGATATATTTGCTAATAGAGCTAAATCTAAAGAAGGTAAACTTCAAGTAAAATTAGCCCAACTAAAATATAGGCTTCCTAGGCTAGTGGGATTTAGGGATTATTTATCAAGAGAAGGGGGAGGTATTGGAACAAGGGGTCCAGGAGAACAGAAATTGGAAACAGATAGACGTCATATATTGAGAGAAATTAATAATATTGAAAAAGCCTTAAAAGATGCAGAAAAGGCAAGAAGTATTAAACGAAAGAGAAGAGAGAAATCCAACCTTCCAATAGTTGCTTTAGTAGGATATACTAATGCAGGAAAATCAACTTTAATGAATAGATTAATAGAGACAGATGATAAAACAAATAGAAATAAAAAAGTATTTGTATATGATATGTTATTTGCTACTTTGGATACTTCCTTAAGAAGGGGAAGATTGCCCAACGGACAGCCATTTTTGATTACTGATACTGTAGGTTTTGTGAGTAAACTTCCTACTCACCTGATAGAAGCTTTTAAAGGAACTTTAGAAGAAGTAAAGTATGCGGATTTACTTCTGCATGTTGTAGATGCCTCCAATTCAGATTTAGATATACAAATTAAGACCACTTATAATATATTAAAAGAATTAGAAGTGTTAGATAAACCTATAATTACTGTATTCAATAAGATGGATAAGACAAATATTGAGGATTTAATATACGATACTAGATATGTAGATAAGGAAATATTTATATCTAGTAGAGAACATACTAATTTGGATGAATTATTAAATATGATTGAAAAAAGTTTACCTCAAAAATACAAAAAAGTTGATTTAATGATCCCTTATAATAGGCAAAGCTTAGTAAATTACTTTTTAGATAATTATGAAGTAGATCATATAGAATATTTAATAGAAGGTACTAGAATTAATTTAAGTATTAATCAAATAGATTTTGAAAGATATTCAAAGTATATTTCATGCTAA